The Pseudomonas extremaustralis genome contains a region encoding:
- the metE gene encoding 5-methyltetrahydropteroyltriglutamate--homocysteine S-methyltransferase — MAVAHSLGFPRIGRDRELKKAQEAFWKGELDEAGLRAVGRDLRKSHWDLQKQAGIELLPVGDFAWYDQVLSHSLMFGVIPERFRPADGQATLHTLFGMARGVSDSCCGGAHAQEMTKWFDTNYHYLVPEFSADQHFHLGWDQLFEEVQEALDLGHTVKPVVIGPLTYLWLGKAKGGDFDKLELLERLLPLYGQIFQRLADMGVEWVQIDEPILVLDLPQAWKNAFERAYNLIQRDPLKKLVATYFGGLEENLGLAANLPVDGLHIDLVRAPEQYPTILDRLPAYKVLSLGVVNGRNVWRCDLEKALATLQHAHEKLGDRLWVAPSCSLLHSPVDLGREDQLDAELKSWLAFAVQKCAEVAVLTQAVNQPDAPQVLAALAQSRAVQAGRAASPRIHKPAVQARVAAITAKDSQRQSPFTQRIETQRAGLNLPLFPTTTIGSFPQTASIRLARQSYKAGKLSEAEYVEAMHSEIKHAVEVQEHLGLDVLVHGEAERNDMVEYFAEQLDGYVFTRFGWVQSYGSRCVKPAVIVGDLSRPQAMTVEWIRYAQSLTGKVMKGMLTGPVTMLMWSFPREDVSREVQARQLALAIRDEVVDLEAAGIKIVQIDEAAFREGLPLRQAQWQPYLDWATEVFRLCASGVRDETQIHTHMCYSEFNDVIESIAAMDADVITIETSRSDMELLDAFEAFAYPNDIGPGVYDIHSPRVPQASEMANLLRKAAKRIPAERLWVNPDCGLKTRGWAETEAALIHMVTAARQLRAELA, encoded by the coding sequence ATGGCAGTCGCTCATTCCCTTGGATTTCCGCGCATTGGACGCGATCGTGAACTGAAAAAAGCGCAGGAAGCGTTCTGGAAGGGTGAGCTCGACGAAGCCGGCCTGCGCGCTGTGGGCCGTGATCTGCGCAAGAGTCATTGGGACCTGCAGAAACAGGCAGGCATCGAGTTGCTGCCGGTGGGGGATTTCGCCTGGTACGACCAGGTGCTGAGCCACTCGCTGATGTTTGGCGTGATCCCCGAGCGTTTCCGCCCAGCCGATGGCCAGGCCACGCTGCACACGCTGTTTGGCATGGCACGGGGTGTCAGCGACAGTTGCTGCGGCGGCGCCCACGCCCAGGAAATGACCAAGTGGTTCGATACCAACTACCACTACCTGGTGCCTGAATTCAGCGCCGACCAGCACTTCCACCTCGGTTGGGACCAGCTCTTCGAAGAAGTGCAGGAAGCCCTCGACCTGGGGCACACCGTCAAGCCGGTGGTGATCGGCCCGCTGACCTACCTGTGGCTGGGCAAGGCCAAGGGCGGCGACTTCGACAAACTCGAGCTGCTCGAACGCCTGTTGCCGTTGTACGGCCAGATCTTCCAGCGCCTGGCCGATATGGGCGTGGAGTGGGTGCAGATCGACGAGCCGATCCTGGTACTCGACCTGCCCCAAGCCTGGAAAAACGCGTTCGAACGCGCCTACAACCTGATCCAGCGCGACCCACTGAAAAAACTCGTGGCGACCTACTTCGGTGGCCTGGAAGAAAACCTCGGCCTGGCCGCCAACCTGCCGGTGGACGGTCTGCACATCGACCTGGTGCGCGCGCCGGAGCAGTACCCGACCATTCTCGACCGCCTGCCGGCGTATAAAGTGCTGTCCCTGGGCGTGGTCAACGGTCGTAACGTCTGGCGTTGCGACTTGGAAAAAGCCCTGGCCACCTTGCAGCATGCCCATGAAAAGCTCGGCGATCGCCTGTGGGTGGCGCCGTCCTGCTCGCTGCTGCACAGTCCGGTGGACCTTGGGCGTGAAGACCAATTGGATGCCGAGCTGAAAAGCTGGCTGGCGTTCGCCGTGCAGAAGTGCGCCGAAGTCGCGGTGTTGACGCAAGCGGTCAACCAGCCCGACGCGCCACAGGTGCTGGCGGCCCTGGCGCAAAGCCGCGCCGTGCAAGCCGGTCGTGCCGCGTCGCCGCGTATCCACAAGCCGGCGGTGCAAGCGCGTGTCGCGGCCATTACTGCCAAGGACAGCCAGCGCCAATCGCCGTTCACCCAACGCATCGAGACGCAGCGTGCCGGCCTCAACCTGCCGCTGTTCCCGACCACCACCATCGGTTCGTTCCCGCAAACCGCCTCGATCCGCCTGGCGCGCCAGTCCTACAAGGCCGGCAAGTTGAGCGAAGCGGAGTACGTCGAAGCGATGCACAGTGAAATCAAACACGCCGTCGAAGTGCAGGAACACCTGGGCCTGGATGTGCTGGTCCACGGTGAGGCCGAGCGTAACGACATGGTCGAATACTTCGCCGAGCAACTGGACGGCTATGTGTTCACCCGCTTCGGCTGGGTGCAGAGCTATGGTTCGCGCTGCGTGAAACCGGCGGTGATCGTCGGCGACCTCAGCCGTCCGCAGGCGATGACGGTGGAGTGGATTCGCTATGCGCAAAGCCTGACCGGCAAAGTGATGAAGGGCATGCTGACGGGACCGGTAACCATGCTGATGTGGTCGTTCCCCCGCGAAGACGTGAGCCGCGAAGTGCAGGCCCGCCAACTGGCCCTGGCGATCCGTGACGAAGTGGTCGACCTGGAAGCCGCCGGCATCAAGATCGTGCAGATCGACGAAGCGGCGTTCCGTGAAGGCCTGCCGTTGCGCCAGGCGCAGTGGCAGCCCTACCTGGACTGGGCCACCGAAGTGTTCCGCCTGTGCGCCTCGGGCGTGCGCGATGAAACCCAGATCCACACCCACATGTGCTACAGCGAGTTCAACGATGTGATCGAGTCCATCGCGGCGATGGATGCCGACGTGATCACCATCGAGACGTCGCGTTCGGATATGGAATTGCTGGACGCGTTCGAAGCCTTTGCCTACCCCAACGACATCGGCCCTGGCGTCTACGACATCCACTCGCCACGGGTGCCCCAGGCCTCGGAGATGGCCAACCTGCTGCGCAAGGCGGCCAAGCGGATTCCGGCCGAGCGCTTGTGGGTGAACCCCGATTGCGGCTTGAAGACCCGTGGCTGGGCGGAGACGGAAGCGGCGTTGATTCACATGGTGACGGCCGCCCGCCAACTGCGCGCTGAACTGGCTTGA
- the yfcF gene encoding glutathione transferase: MHQPPLRLYVDSVYTSPYAMSVFVTLREKGLAFDTVTLDLDAGQNQAADFARLSVTRRVPTLVEGDFALSESSAITEYLEQVYPATPVYPADPKQRARARQVQAWLRSDLLPIRQERSTLVVFCGQKRPPLSPEAEAAANKLISAAEALLVGNPANLFGEWSIADVDLALMLNRLILNGDRVPAALVDYAQRQWQRPSVQAWVNLPRPAL; the protein is encoded by the coding sequence ATGCACCAGCCCCCGTTGCGCCTCTATGTTGATTCGGTCTACACCAGCCCTTACGCGATGTCGGTGTTCGTCACCTTGCGGGAAAAGGGCCTGGCCTTCGATACCGTGACCCTGGACCTGGACGCCGGGCAAAACCAGGCGGCTGACTTTGCCCGGCTTTCCGTGACCCGGCGCGTGCCGACCCTGGTGGAAGGCGACTTTGCGCTGTCGGAGTCTTCGGCGATCACCGAATACCTGGAGCAGGTCTATCCCGCCACGCCGGTGTACCCGGCCGATCCCAAGCAGCGGGCGCGGGCGCGACAGGTCCAGGCGTGGCTGCGCAGCGACTTGCTGCCGATCCGTCAGGAGCGCTCGACGCTGGTGGTGTTCTGCGGGCAGAAGCGACCGCCGCTGTCGCCCGAGGCTGAGGCTGCGGCGAATAAGTTGATCAGTGCCGCCGAGGCGCTGCTGGTGGGCAATCCGGCGAACCTGTTCGGCGAGTGGTCGATTGCCGATGTGGACCTGGCGTTGATGCTCAATCGCCTGATCCTCAACGGCGACCGCGTGCCGGCTGCGTTGGTCGACTATGCCCAGCGCCAATGGCAGCGGCCATCGGTGCAGGCATGGGTCAATCTGCCAAGACCCGCGCTTTAG
- a CDS encoding OprD family porin gives MKATLNVLSVVTGGLGIALSPLASADFLSDSKANLGLRNFYFNNDNRDGSAAPSKTEEWGQAFMLNYQSGFTDSTVGFGLDAVGMLGIILDSSAARHVGSSMIPTDDGKALDNWARGGATAKARFAKSEARYGYLRPNLPILVSNDGRLLPQSFEGGQVTSKDIDNLTLTGGQLQHTTGRGSSDRSGLAAAGGTRESNKFNYAGADYQVTKDLMVQYYYANLEDYYQQHFAGLMHVLPLGDFGSLKTDLRYFKTTSDGKNSSVAGRAEGYKIGGYTKNGSGEIDNNTWSAAFIYSLGGHAITAGYQQVSDDSNFAQLNQGGLANKGEGGSSLYLYTDRTVQTFIQAGERTAFAQYAYDFAALGVPGLKASVMYLKGEHILTASGNDASEWERDISLDYVVQSGTFKNVGFGWRNGVSRSEVARDQDQNRVFVSYSIPLM, from the coding sequence ATGAAAGCGACTTTGAATGTATTGAGCGTCGTGACCGGTGGCCTGGGAATCGCCCTGAGCCCCTTGGCGTCGGCCGATTTCTTGAGTGACAGCAAGGCCAACTTGGGCCTGCGTAACTTCTACTTCAACAACGACAACCGCGACGGCAGCGCCGCACCGTCGAAGACCGAAGAGTGGGGCCAGGCATTCATGCTCAACTATCAATCGGGCTTTACCGACAGCACCGTGGGCTTTGGCCTGGACGCGGTGGGCATGCTTGGCATCATCCTCGACAGCAGCGCCGCCCGCCATGTCGGCAGCTCGATGATCCCCACCGACGACGGCAAGGCCTTGGACAACTGGGCGCGCGGCGGCGCCACGGCCAAGGCGCGTTTCGCCAAGAGCGAGGCGCGTTACGGCTACCTGCGTCCGAACCTGCCGATCCTGGTGAGCAACGACGGTCGCCTGTTGCCGCAATCGTTCGAAGGCGGGCAAGTCACCAGCAAAGACATCGACAACCTGACACTCACCGGCGGCCAGCTCCAGCACACCACCGGCCGTGGTTCCAGCGACCGCAGTGGCCTGGCGGCGGCGGGCGGCACCCGGGAAAGCAATAAATTCAACTACGCCGGTGCCGACTACCAGGTGACCAAGGACCTGATGGTCCAGTACTACTACGCCAACCTCGAAGACTATTACCAACAACACTTCGCCGGCCTGATGCACGTATTGCCGCTGGGCGACTTCGGTTCGTTGAAAACCGACCTGCGTTATTTCAAGACCACCTCCGACGGCAAAAACAGCAGTGTCGCTGGCCGCGCCGAAGGCTACAAGATCGGCGGTTACACCAAGAACGGCAGCGGTGAAATCGACAACAACACCTGGAGTGCGGCGTTCATCTACTCCCTGGGGGGCCACGCGATTACCGCCGGATACCAGCAAGTCTCGGACGACAGCAACTTCGCGCAGTTGAACCAAGGTGGCCTGGCGAACAAAGGCGAGGGCGGTTCCAGCCTGTACCTCTACACCGACCGCACCGTACAGACCTTCATCCAGGCCGGCGAACGCACCGCGTTCGCACAGTACGCCTACGACTTCGCGGCGTTGGGTGTACCGGGCCTGAAGGCCTCGGTGATGTACCTCAAGGGCGAGCACATCCTCACCGCCAGCGGCAACGACGCCAGCGAGTGGGAACGGGATATCTCGCTGGACTACGTGGTGCAGAGCGGCACGTTCAAGAACGTCGGGTTTGGCTGGCGTAACGGCGTGTCCCGCAGTGAAGTCGCACGGGACCAGGACCAGAATCGCGTGTTCGTGAGCTACTCAATCCCATTGATGTAA
- a CDS encoding phosphodiesterase gives MNRPFLVAQISDLHLKAGQRLTYGVVDTLGALRRAVEQLNASHPRPDIVVISGDLVDFGRADEYAVLRPELARLHMPVYLVPGNHDRRGPLLDAFGDHAYLPGSADAPLDWVVDEHPLRLIGLDTTIPGDHGGQLLDSQLQWLDEQLALRPDAPTLLILHHPPFISGIGHMDREPFINAAALERVVARHPQVERLLCGHLHRPMQRRFGGSISCVCPGTSHQIVLDLQDAAPAHFNLEPAGYLLHRWDAQHGLISHNGVFGKYPGPYPFYDAQGLID, from the coding sequence GTGAACCGTCCGTTTCTTGTTGCGCAGATCAGCGATCTGCACCTTAAAGCCGGCCAGCGCCTGACCTACGGCGTGGTCGACACATTGGGCGCGCTGCGCCGTGCGGTGGAGCAGTTGAACGCCAGCCATCCACGCCCCGATATCGTGGTGATCAGCGGCGACCTGGTGGACTTCGGCCGCGCCGATGAATACGCCGTGCTGCGCCCCGAACTCGCGCGCCTGCACATGCCGGTCTACCTGGTGCCGGGCAATCACGACAGGCGTGGGCCGTTGCTCGACGCATTTGGCGATCACGCCTATTTGCCGGGGTCGGCCGACGCCCCGTTGGACTGGGTGGTGGACGAACATCCGCTGCGCTTGATCGGCCTCGACACGACCATCCCCGGCGACCACGGCGGCCAGTTGCTGGACAGCCAACTGCAATGGCTCGATGAGCAATTGGCACTACGCCCGGATGCACCGACCTTGCTGATCCTGCATCACCCGCCGTTCATCAGTGGCATCGGTCATATGGACCGCGAACCCTTCATCAACGCAGCGGCCCTGGAGCGTGTGGTCGCGCGCCACCCGCAAGTCGAGCGCCTGCTGTGCGGCCACCTGCACCGTCCGATGCAGCGGCGTTTCGGTGGCAGCATAAGTTGTGTATGCCCCGGCACCTCTCACCAGATCGTGCTGGACCTGCAAGACGCCGCGCCCGCGCATTTCAACCTGGAGCCGGCGGGTTATCTGTTGCATCGCTGGGATGCGCAACACGGTTTGATCAGCCACAACGGCGTATTCGGAAAATACCCGGGGCCTTACCCGTTCTATGACGCTCAAGGATTGATTGACTGA
- a CDS encoding creatininase family protein — translation MLLHTSTWIEIGQFLEHSRTVVIPIGSNEQHGPTGLLGTDWMCPEIIAHHAQKNADILIGPTFNIGMAQHHLGFPGTISLRPSTFIAAIGDWVRSLAGHGFEKILFLNGHGGNIATIEAAFSELYAEASFARRPAGFALKLVNWWDLEGVTELAHRQFPVGHGSHATPSEIAVTQWAYPESIKSADYAPQIANTGPIREALDFRARFPDGRMGSDPALATVEKGGELVALAAQGLVKSVNAFSNEAKP, via the coding sequence ATGCTTCTACACACGTCCACCTGGATCGAGATCGGCCAGTTTCTGGAACACAGCCGCACGGTGGTGATTCCCATCGGCTCCAATGAGCAGCATGGCCCCACCGGGCTGCTCGGCACCGACTGGATGTGCCCGGAAATCATCGCCCACCACGCACAGAAAAACGCCGACATCCTGATCGGCCCGACCTTCAATATCGGCATGGCCCAGCATCACCTGGGCTTTCCCGGCACCATCTCGCTGCGCCCGTCCACCTTCATTGCCGCGATTGGCGACTGGGTGCGTTCCCTGGCCGGGCACGGTTTCGAGAAAATCCTGTTCCTCAATGGCCATGGCGGCAATATCGCCACGATCGAGGCGGCGTTTTCCGAGCTGTACGCCGAGGCCAGCTTCGCCCGTCGCCCGGCCGGGTTCGCGCTGAAATTGGTGAACTGGTGGGATCTGGAAGGCGTCACCGAGCTGGCGCACCGGCAATTCCCGGTAGGCCATGGCAGCCATGCCACGCCGTCGGAAATTGCGGTGACGCAGTGGGCGTACCCGGAATCGATCAAGTCAGCCGACTACGCACCGCAGATCGCCAACACCGGGCCGATCCGCGAAGCCTTGGACTTTCGCGCACGCTTCCCGGACGGCCGCATGGGCTCGGACCCGGCGTTGGCGACGGTGGAGAAAGGCGGTGAATTGGTGGCGTTAGCGGCACAAGGGCTGGTCAAGAGCGTCAACGCCTTCAGCAACGAAGCCAAACCCTGA
- a CDS encoding ABC transporter ATP-binding protein, with protein sequence MTAITIRLQGCRKAFADGTVAVHDLNLSVEGGETLAILGPSGCGKTTTLRLIAGLERPDVGQVFFGDQDVTRLPIERRDVGMVFQNYALFPNLDVAGNIVYGLKIRGVPVRERNTRCDELLELVGLQAHGQRSIHELSGGQRQRVALARALAPRPKVLLLDEPLAALDAQLRERLRSELDQLLRGLGITAVFVTHDQGEAMALGDRILVMEKGRVAQLASPREIYQQPANAFVAGFVGNLNAFPVIEHSVQGLKVCGGELPWHQANRPDTVYCRPEHLRVMDGEGHLHGHLLAQFFQGAQSRLLVDVGGSQPLLVDSSDNPLYAVGAPIALAIAPHMLFTLNV encoded by the coding sequence ATGACCGCTATCACTATCCGCCTGCAAGGCTGTCGCAAGGCATTCGCCGACGGCACCGTGGCCGTGCATGACTTGAACCTGAGCGTCGAAGGCGGCGAGACCCTGGCCATTCTCGGCCCATCCGGCTGCGGCAAAACCACGACCTTGCGCCTGATCGCCGGCCTGGAACGCCCGGATGTGGGCCAGGTGTTTTTCGGCGATCAGGACGTCACGCGCCTGCCCATCGAGCGTCGTGACGTGGGCATGGTGTTCCAGAACTACGCGCTGTTTCCCAACCTCGATGTGGCCGGGAATATCGTCTACGGCTTGAAGATTCGCGGTGTGCCGGTGCGCGAGCGCAACACCCGTTGCGACGAGCTGCTGGAGCTGGTCGGCTTGCAGGCTCACGGCCAGCGCAGCATCCACGAATTGTCCGGCGGCCAGCGCCAGCGTGTGGCCCTGGCCCGTGCATTGGCGCCGCGCCCCAAGGTGCTGTTGCTGGACGAACCGCTGGCGGCCCTGGATGCGCAATTGCGCGAGCGCCTGCGCAGTGAGTTGGATCAACTGCTGCGCGGCCTGGGGATCACCGCGGTGTTCGTCACCCACGACCAGGGCGAAGCCATGGCCCTGGGCGATCGCATCCTGGTGATGGAAAAGGGCCGTGTCGCGCAACTGGCCAGCCCCCGGGAAATCTACCAGCAGCCGGCCAATGCGTTTGTCGCTGGGTTCGTCGGCAACCTCAACGCCTTCCCGGTGATCGAACACTCGGTGCAGGGCTTGAAAGTCTGCGGCGGCGAACTGCCGTGGCATCAGGCCAACCGGCCGGACACCGTGTACTGCCGCCCCGAACACTTGCGGGTGATGGACGGCGAAGGGCACCTGCACGGCCATCTGCTGGCGCAGTTTTTCCAGGGCGCGCAAAGCCGTTTGCTGGTGGACGTGGGCGGCTCGCAACCGTTGCTGGTCGACAGCAGCGATAACCCGCTGTACGCCGTCGGCGCACCGATCGCCCTGGCCATCGCGCCGCACATGTTGTTTACCCTGAATGTGTGA